TGGGCCGGACGCAAGAACGCCTTCCCTGCCGTCGGCCGCATGTCACCGGACTATTACTGCATGGATGGCACCATTCCTCGACGCGAACTACCGCGAGTCCTCAAGGGTATCAGCCAACTATCCGAGCAATACGGCCTGCGGGTGGCCAACGTCTTCCACGCTGGTGATGGCAACATGCATCCACTGATCCTGTTCGATGCCAATCGCGAAGGCGAACTGGCCGTCGCCGAGGAACTGGGAGGCCGCATTCTCGAACTCTGTGTCGAAGCCGGTGGCTCGATTACCGGCGAGCACGGTGTTGGCCGCGAGAAGATCAATCAGATGTGCGCACAGTTCGGCAGCCTGGAAATCACCGCCTTCCATGCGGTCAAGCACGCCTTTGACGAACATGGCCTGCTCAACCCGGGCAAGAATATTCCGACCCTTGCCCGCTGCGCCGAGTTCGGTGCCATGCACGTGCACAACAATGAACTGCCCCACCCGGAACTGCCGCGTTTTTGAGGACACCCCATGTCAGCAACCGAAACCTCCACAACGTCAGGCGACGATCTCGTCTCTCTTGGCGAACGCCTCAAACAGGCGCACCGAGAAGGTGGTGCAGTACGCATCGAGGGCGGCGGCACCCGGCATTTCACCGGACGTCAGGTCGAGGGCGAGGTGCTCTCCACGCGCAGGCATCGCGGTATCACCAGTTACGACCCGGTCGAACTGATTGTCTCGGTGCGTGCCGGCACCCCGTTGCAGGAGCTGGAAGCAACCCTCGCCCAGCACGGTCAGATGCTGCCCTTTGAGCCACCGCGCTTCGGTGCCGAGAGCACCGTGGGCGGCATGGTTGCCAGTGGGCTTTCCGGTCCTCGCCGCCCCTGGGCCGGAGCGGTGCGCGACTTCGTACTGGGTATGCGCGTACTGGATCACCAGGGTCGCGAACAGCGCTTTGGCGGTGAGGTCATGAAGAACGTGGCCGGCTATGACCTGTCGCGTCTGATGGTTGGCGCCCAGGGCACACTCGGCCTGATCACCGAGGTATCGCTCAAGGTCCTGCCGGTACCCAGCTCGAGTCGCAGTCTGCGCCTCGAGATCGATCGTGAGCGGGCCATGCAGCAACTGGCCAGTTGGGGGCGCCAGCCCCTGCCGTTGAGTGCGGCCACCTGGCATGACGGCGCCCTGAACCTGCGCCTCGAAGGCGGACCGGGTTCGGTGGCTGCGACGGCGGACATGATCGGTGGTGATGATCTCGACGCTGGCTACTGGCAACAACTACGCGACTGGCAGTTGCCGTTGTTCAGGGATGATCAGTTCAGAAGCCAGCCGTTCACCGATCATCAACAGCCGCTGTGGCGCCTGGCATTGCCGGCCAATACCCCAGCTCTGGCGCTTGCTGAGCTGGAGGGCGCGGAGAGTATCGATGACTGGGCAGGTTGCCAGCGCTGGTTGCGCAGCGACATCGAAGCCACAACTCTGCGTGACGCCTGTGCGCTGGCTGGTGGTCATGCCACCTGCTTCACGCCACAGGCCGCTGATCCCTATACGCCGCTATCTCCGGTGCTGGCACGCTACCATCGCCAGCTCAAGCAGCAACTCGACCCCAACGGTGTCTTCAACCCCGGTCGGCTATATCCCGACTTCTAGCGATTGACTCGAGAATTGCACCACACAATAAGCAACGGGCCGATGGAGTCCGAGACCGGTACCAGGACGAGGAAGAGATGCAAACCAATTTCAGCGACAGCCAGCGTCAACAGGTGCATATCCGCGAGGCCGAAAAGGTTCTGCGGACCTGTGTGCACTGTGGCTTCTGCAATGCCACCTGCCCGACCTATCAACTGCTGGGTGACGAGCGCGATGGGCCGCGTGGGCGCATATACCTGATGAAGGAATTGCTCGAAAGCCGCGATGACGACGAGCGTATTACCGACGAAACTCGCCTGCACCTGGATCGTTGTCTGACCTGTCGCAACTGCGAAACGACCTGCCCATCAGGCGTCGAGTACCACAAGCTACTGGACATCGGCCGTGCCGAGATCGAGCGGCGCGCACCACGTTCGGCAGCCGACAAGGCATTGCGCTTCGGGTTGCGCAAGGCACTGGTTGACCCGTCTCGTTTCAAGGCGCTGCTGTCCATGGGCCAGATATTCCGGCCACTGGTCCCGGGTGCCCTCAAGGACAAGATGCCGGCCCCTGCTCCGGATCCCGGTGTACGTCCCGAAAGGCACGACCTGCAACGTCAGATGCTGATTCTCGAAGGTTGTGTACAGCCCGGTTTGTCCCCCAATACCAATGCCGCCACCGCGCGAGTGTTGGAGCGCCTGGGTATTGGCCTGACGCCAACGCCTCAGGCAGGTTGTTGCGGCGCCATCGACTTCCACCTGAGTGCGATGGAGGCCGGCCGTGAGCGTGCACGCCGCAATATCGATGCCTGGCTGCCACACCTTGATGCCGGCTGCGAGGCGATCATCCAGACAGCCAGTGGCTGCGGTGCCTTCGTCAAGGAATATGTCGATATTCTCGCCAACGATCCCGAGTACGCCGACAAGGCTCGCCGCGTCAGCGACGCGACACTTGATCTGGTTGAAGTGCTCGGCCAGGAGGCACTGGATAACCTGTCGATCAAGGCCGAACAGCGCCTTGCCTTCCACTGCCCGTGTACATTGCAACACGCCCAGAAACTGAGTGGCGCAGTGGAGCGGGTGCTTGCCGACCTGGGCTTCGAACTGACAGCGGTACAGGATCCACATCTGTGCTGTGGGTCCGCCGGAACCTACTCGATCACCCAGCCCCAGTTGTCGAAACAACTCCGAGACAACAAGCTCGCCGCTCTCGAGGCCGGCAACCCCGAAGTGATCGTCACCGCCAACATCGGTTGTCAGTCACACCTGGCATCGGCCAACCGCACACCGGTCCGCCACTGGATCGAGATCGTCGACGCGGCACTACAGTGAGTCCAGAGCGTATAGGGCTCATAGGGTGCGACAGGAAACCACTGTGCACAACCGAAGCGAATACGACTAGACTGCAAATGCAGAAATAATTTCCATTAAACAATCAACCTTCTGCTGGAGACTCCCCTGATGCCGACCAAACACTACCTCGACCAACAACAGGTCAGTGCCATTCTCGATGCCGCCGAGCGCGAGGCCGAGGCCAATGGCTTTGCCGTGACCATTGCCGTTGCCGACGATGGAGGTTATCTACTGGGACTGCGTCGCCTTGATGGCGCCGCGCCCTTCAGTGCCGAGGTGGCAGCCGCCAAGGCACGCTCAGCTGCCATCGGTCGCAAGGAAACCCAGGTGTTCGAGGACATGATCAACAACGGCCGCAACGCCTTTATCTCAGCGCCCATGCAGGGCCTGATGTCCGGCGGCGTACCCGTCATCATTGATGGCCAGGTCGCCGGCAGCGTGGGAGTTTCCGGGGTCAAACCCGAACAGGATATCCAGGTCGCCAGAGCCGGTGTTTCCGCCGTGCTCTGATGCCTTCTCACGCCCCTGGCCAGAACCAGGGGCGCATCCACTCCTGTTCTTCTCCAGCTTCCTTGATCATGCCTTCCCGCCTTGCATTCCTCCCTGCCCTGCCCTGCCTTACCTTGCCTCACATCCCTGACCGCTGTTTCTTCCTTCATCGACTATCTTCAAGAGGGCCATGGAAGTGAACCAGCATCATCGGAATGACTCACCTCCTGCTGGCCACAAGCCAGGCCCGGAATGTAGTGCAGGCCCGGCTTGTTGCACCACTCCACCACCACAGTGAGTAAGCGCCATGCCGGGTTACTACGAACTCAAGAAGACAGATGCCGACAAGTACCACTTTACCCTCAAGTCCGGGAATCATCAGGTCATCCTGACCAGCCAGCATTACAAGAGTCGCTCCTCAGCGGAGAATGGTATCGAATCGTGTCGCAAGAACAGCGGGATCGATGAGCGCTTCGAGCGCAAGACGGGGAAGAATGGACAACCGTTCTTCAGCCTGAAGGCCAGCAATGGCCAGATCATTGGCAGCAGCGAGATGTACAACACCGAAGCGGCACGCGACAAGGGTATTCAGTCGGTCAAGACCAACGGACAGGGGCCCACCAAATTCAAGGAGCAGTAGCCCGGTCAGGTATCATCGCCTTCGGCCGGTGTCGAAGGCGAATTCAACCGCCCCACCGGCACATGCACTGACGGCATGATGTCGCTGGTATCGGTAAGGTGGGATGACTGATCATCGAAGAAGATATCGGGCTGAATGACCTTGAGTACATGATGCTTGGCGATCCCGCCGAGAAAGTAAGCCTCATTGACCGTGACACCCCAGTCGCGCAGGGTATGCACAACCCGCTCATGGGCGGGTGCATTGCGTGCGGTGACAATCGAGACCCGCACGCGGGGTTGATAGCTCCCCTCCGCTGTCTGCGCATGCGCCCTTTCGCGCTGCTGAACCACGGCCAGCCTGCGTACCAGGTCGGCAAGCACCCCCGGTGCAGCAGGCACTTCCGCATGCTCTCGCTCATGGGCAAGAAAAGCGTCCAGCCCCTGGTCCTGGAAGATGACCTCCGACGCATCGCTGGCCAGCACACCATCGAAATCGAAGGCGATGTGCAGTTCATCTCGCTCATCAACCAGCGGGTTGCGTGACGGCATGACCCGTCCCGCCGGATAACCTGCGGCAATCGCGCGATCCACATCCTCACGGTTAGCCGACAGGAACAGGCTGATATTCAGCGCGGGAATGAAGCGGTGTGGATAACGCCCCTGAAGAAAGACAGCACGGGTAATGCCCAGCTGGTGGTGCTCGATGGATCTCATCACCCGCAATCCTGTATCAGGGTCGTTGCGTGACAACAGCACCACCTCAACTAGAGGGTCATCCGGTGCCAGCGCATTCAGCGACAACAGCTTGCGAATGAAAGTGAAAGCTACCCCCGCTGCCAGAGGCTCGTTTTCGTGCTCGCGCTGATAGAGGCGATAGGCCTCTTCGCCCTGCTCGCGAAAGACGCGATCAGATGCGGAGAGATCGAACAGGGCACTGGACGCGAGGCCAATGACCAGACGCTCAGCGAGTTCATAAGGCATATCCTGACCTCCCCGGTCATCGGTCGTCGTGGATGCCGAGCTTACCGGGTTATACGCTCGCCGGCGATCCAGTCCAGAAAGCGTTGCTTGGCTCGCGAAGGTGTCGCCGGATGAGTGTCGACCACGTCATAACCCAGCTCGGTAGCAACCCGGTAGCCCTCGACCTCGACCAGAAAGCCTTGATCGATCAGGTCATCCACCAGACCTTGCCAGCCAAGCGCGATTCCCTGCCCGGCAATGGCGGCCTGGATAAGGAGCGTGTAGTTGTCGAAGGTCAACGCCGGGGTGGGATCATGACGAGGACCAGATACCTGCTGGAAGAATCCCGGCCAGTCCAGCCAGCGTTGCCCGGCAGTGGTGCTCAATGCCAGCAAAGGCGCCTGTCGCAACAGCTGCTGGTCCGTACCGTTGTTGCTTGCCCCCAACAGGCCCGGGCTGCATACCGGAAACACCTGTTCGCCCATCAGCCGCAACCAACCCTCCCGTTCAGGCTGATTGCTGAACACGATGGCCACATCCGCGCTGCTGACTCGCCAGCTGATATCGCCATGGTTGGTCAATAACTGCACATCGATATCCGGGTGCTCGCGACGAAAGCGTGGCAGGCGCGGCAAAAGCCAGTATGAAGCCACGGAGAAGTCGGTCATCAACGTCAAGCGCGACTGATTCTGCTGCTGCTGAATCCTTTCCAATGCCTGCTCGATACGGCCAAAACCTTCCTCGACACCGAGTTGCAACAACACGCCGGCATCGGTGAGGCGCACACCACGATAGACCCTTTCGAACAACTCGACGCCCAACGCCTCTTCCAGCGCCTTGACGCTCTGGCTGACCGCGGACTGTGTCGAGCGCAGCTCGCGTGCCGCCGAAGTGAAGCTGAGATGACGCGCTGCCGCCTCGAAGACCCAGAGCCCATTGGGCGACAGTCGCTTACTCGTCAACGACATTAATCCACCTTATGGCAACCATTAAAAATCAAGGAATTTACAGGACTATAGATTAGCTAGAAGAATATAAAAACGCACCGACGCAGTCGCGTGGGTGTCCGGTTTCATTGAACCACTACAAAGACCCAGCCAACCGAGGAGCGCTGCATGACTTCGCGACCCAATATCCTGTTTCTCATGGCCGATCAGCTGACCGCATCGCGGCTGCCGTTTCATGGCCATCCGCTGGTCAAGACGCCAAACCTGTCGCGCCTTGCCGAACAGGGTGTGGTGTTCGACTCGGCCTACTGCAACAGTCCGCTTTGCGCACCTTCACGCTTTGCGCTGATGACCGGTCGCCTGCCGTCGCGTACTGGAGGTTTCGACAACGCCTCCGACCTGCCAGCGGATACTCCGACCTTCGCCCACTACCTGCGCGACGCCGGTTACCGAACCGCGCTATCCGGCAAGATGCACTTCTGCGGGCCGGACCAGTTGCACGGCTTCGAGCGCCGCCTGACTAGCGACATCTACCCAGCGGATTACGGTTGGTACGTCGATTGGGATCATCCGGATGAACGCCCCAGCTACTACCACAATATGTCGTCAGTGCAGCAGGCGGGACCCTGCGTGCGCTCGAATCAGCTCGACTTCGATGACGAGGTGACCTTCCAGGCACGGCGCTTCCTGCATGATCATGTACGCAGCAAGGACACTCGGCCATTCTGCCTTACGGTATCGCTGACGCATCCGCACGATCCTTACACCATCCCCCGTCAGTGGTGGGATCGCTACGATCATGATGCCATCGACATGCCATCATTGAGCTGGCAGCACGTCCCTCACGACCCCCACTCCGAGCGCCTGCGCAGCGTCTATCAGTTGGATGATGCCACGCTCAACGAAGAACAGATCCGCAACGCCAGACATGCCTACTATGGCGCAATCAGCTATGTCGACGACCAACTCGGCGCGGTGATCGACACGTTGGAAGAGTGTGGTCTGGCCGACAACACCATTATCGTGTTCTCCGGTGACCACGGAGACATGCTCGGTGAGCGAGGCCTCTGGTACAAGATGAGCTGGTTCGAGGACTCTGCCCGAGTGCCGATGATCGTCCATGCACCGGGACGCTTCACGCCTCATCGGGTCGCCCAGTCAGTGTCGACCCTCGACCTCCTGCCCACCTTCGTCGAGCTTACGCATCCCGAAGGCGCGCCTGACTATCCGGTGCCCATCGACGGGCGCAGCCTGTTACCCCACCTGACGGGTAGCGGTGGTCACGATGAAGTCATTGGTGAATACCTCGCCGAGGGTGCCATTGCACCACTGATCATGATCCGACGCGAAGCATACAAGTACGTCTACAGCCCCAGCGATCCGGAGCAGCTGTTCAATCTCGCCGAGGACCCTCAAGAACTCGAGAACCTCGCCAACAGTGCCAGTCACGCGCAGTTACTGGACGACTTCCGAACCGAAGTCCAGCAACGCTGGGATTTGAATGCACTGCATCAGCAGGTTCTGGAGAGCCAGCGTCGGCGCCGCATGATTGCCCGTGCTCTGCGACGCGGCGAAGTGACGCCCTGGGACCACCAGCCGTTTTTCGATGCCAGCACTCAGTACATGCGCAACAACGTTGACCTGGACGACCTGGAAAAACGTGCACGCTTCCCCGCAGTAGGGTGAATAGCGGCTTGTCTGTCACTGGATGAATAGAGGTTGAATGAGTAACGAGACGTTCCTGACAACAACAATACGAGATAGCCATGAACTCCTCCGATAGAGATGCCCAAACGGGCAGTCGCCTCAACAGCGCCGTGTTTCACGGCTCTGTGGCCGGTATTCTGGTCTTTCTGGTCTATGCCATGGTCTTCACCGACCATGCCACGACCTTCTTCAATGCCGGCCTCAACTGGATCGGTAATACTTTCGGTTGGTATTACATGCTGGCGATCGCTGCCTATCTGGCGTTCGTTATCGCCATCGGTCTATCGCGCTTCGGGCGTATTCGCCTTGGCCCGGACCACTCGCGCCCGGAATTCTCGTTACTCTCCTGGTCGGCGATGTTGTTCGCCGCCGGGCTGGGTGGCGCAATCCTGTTCTTCGTGGTTTCGGAGCCGCTGACTCACTATCTCAATCCTCCGTTCGCCGAGGCTGCCACCGAGGAGGCAAGACGGCATGCGGTGGTGCAGACCTACTTCCACTGGGGCATCTCCGGCTGGGGACTCTATGTGTTGATGGGCATGGCGCTGGCCTACTTCAGCTATCGACACCGTCTACCACTGGCGATCCGCTCGACCCTCTATCCTCTGCTCGGGCAGCGCATCTATGGCCCGATCGGCAATGCGGTGGATATCGCCGCCGTACTGGCAACAGTCTTCGGTATCGCTACTGCGTTGGGTATCGGTGTGATCCAGATGAACTACGGGTTGAACTATCTATTCGGCATTCCCGAGGGTCTGATCGCACAGAGCGGCTTGATCGTGCTGGTGGTGGTCATGGCGACTCTATCAGTGGTCAGCGGTGTCGACCGAGGCATCCGCATACTCTCCGAGTTCAACCTCTATCTGGTCGGTGCTCTGGTACTGTTCGTGCTGTTTCAGGGAGAAACCCTCAAGGGCCTCAACCAACTGGTGCAGAACGTCGGCGACTACCTGGTCAGTCTCCCGGGCATGACGTTTCATACCTATGCCTACGATGATGACAAGAGCGGCTGGTTCAGCGCCTGGACGGTGTTCTTCTGGGGCTGGTGGATCGCCTGGGCACCCTTTGTCGGGCTGTTCCTGGCTCGCATCTCGCGAGGACGCACCATCCGAGAGTTCGTCGCCGGCGCCCTGTTCATCCCGTTGATCTTCGTGATGATCATGATGTCGGTGTTCGGCAATAGCGGCATCAGCATGGTCGATGGAGGCCTGACCGAGCTGGGTGAGCAGGCGATCAACATGCCGCAGGCAACGATCTACACCTTTCTCGAGCAGCTCCCCTGGGTCAAACTCACCGCGACTCTGGTCACACTGTTGAGCATCGTGTTCTTCGTTACCTCCGCAGACTCCGGTGCGCTGGTGCTGTCGAACTTCACCTATCTGCTGCGTGACGTAAACCACGATGCACCGATTCCACTGCGCATATTCTGGTCGGCGATCATCGGCCTGATCACGCAGGCCCTGCTGATGAGCGGTGGACTTCGCACACTACAGAGTGCTGTGGTGATCACCGCGTTGCCCTTCTCGCTGGTGATCTTTCTGACCATGTTCTCACTGCTGCGCTCACTCAAGAGCGAAGCAAGCAAAGCCGACAGTCGCCTGCATATCGCTTCGCATCAGACATCGCGCAGCGACTGGCGAGAGCGCCTCGACCGCACCCTGGATGGCTCCACACGCAGTGGCGCCGAGGCCACATTGCAGTACGCCATTCGCCCTGCGCTGGCCGAGTTCGCCGATGAGATGCAAAGCCGTGGCATGGAGGCCAGTCTCGAGGAAGACAGCCAGGCCGGTCAGCAACCAGTGTGCCCGACACTACGTGTCGACTTCGAGGGTGCGCCGCCATTCATCTATGCGGTACGACCACTGCGCATGAAACCACCGAGTTTCCTGCCCGCCGACGATGATTACTACCTGCGTCTCGATGTACATCTCAGCGAAGGCGGTATCGGGCAGGATCTCAACGGCTACACACGCCAGGAAGTGCTGCACGATATTCTCAGCGAATATCAACGCCACCTGCATTTCCTCGCCGACCAACAGGATCAGCTGGAAACCTTGCCGGGCATGGCGCATGTCGGGCAGAACGATCCGACACCACCGGAGACAGTGAAGGTGTAGAAGGGAGCTGTCGAGCCAGGGGGGGGGCTCTAACCCCTTCCCTCTTCCCTCTGATCTCCTCCCTCTGATCTCCTCCCTCTGTTCTCCTCCGGCTTACCTCTCATTTCTTACCTCTTGAAACTCGTCACTCAATCTCCATCATCCGGCCAGAGTCGACGCGCCTGGTGGTGAGGTACCATCCGCACCCGCATCTTGCGACGCACCGGTTGCAGCGGCACTTTCCCGGTCGATATTGCAGCGTCGGAGTTCGCCTGCCGGTCGCTGGTTGAGCCTTGCTTCGAGGCATTGCGATGTATCTCGTTGTGGTCCGAGCTATCTTGATCTGAGCCAGGGTGATTTGAATCCTTGTCAGTGCTGGCATGCGTATCAAGCATTGCCCAGACGAAGACCGGCAATGAAAGCCTCCAACGAATCGCTGCAAGGCGCAGCCCCAGCGTCGTCAACAGCGACAGCACCAGCCCCAGAGGAGCGACTCCGAGCTTATCGCAGACGACATAGACGATGCCCCCGGCAATGGCTGCCGTGGCATAGATTTCACTGCGCAGAACCAGTGGTACTCGGCGCGCCAGCACGTCACGGATCATTCCTCCGGCAACGCCGGTAAATAGCCCCATCAGTACGGCTACCACGCCGCTGAATCCCAACAGTAATGCCTTGTTGGCACCGATCACCACAAACAGCGCCAAACCAAAGGCATCCGCAATCGGCAGGAATATTCGGTTGAGTCGATGGATGTATCGATAGCCCACCAGACAGGCGAGCACAGTGGCCAGTACCACCCACAGATAGAGAGTATCGGTAACCCAGAAGACCGGCTGCACGCCCAACACCAGATCACGCATGGTGCCGCCACCTACGGCAGTTGCCGCCGCCAGTACCAGCATGCCGATGGGGTCCATCCGTGACCGGCAGGCAAGCAGCACTCCGGAGAGCGCAAAGACCACCGTGCCCGCCATATCCAGCCAATAGACGATAGCGCTATCCACGTCACTTTCCTCTAGTCATCATCTGGTCGCCCGAAGCAGATAAATGGATGAATGCTTGTCTAACTGGGTAGATAAAGCCCCCCAGCTCGCGTCAAATGCCGGTCCATTTCACGCACGGCGGCCGCCTCATCGGCATTGGCCAGCGCCTCGAGAATACGCCGGTGCTCTTCCAGGGTGATGCTCTCATTGCCCTTCCAATGCAGCAGCGAGGTGTGAAATCTCGCCAGCCAGTCGAG
This Halomonas huangheensis DNA region includes the following protein-coding sequences:
- the glcE gene encoding glycolate oxidase subunit GlcE, giving the protein MSATETSTTSGDDLVSLGERLKQAHREGGAVRIEGGGTRHFTGRQVEGEVLSTRRHRGITSYDPVELIVSVRAGTPLQELEATLAQHGQMLPFEPPRFGAESTVGGMVASGLSGPRRPWAGAVRDFVLGMRVLDHQGREQRFGGEVMKNVAGYDLSRLMVGAQGTLGLITEVSLKVLPVPSSSRSLRLEIDRERAMQQLASWGRQPLPLSAATWHDGALNLRLEGGPGSVAATADMIGGDDLDAGYWQQLRDWQLPLFRDDQFRSQPFTDHQQPLWRLALPANTPALALAELEGAESIDDWAGCQRWLRSDIEATTLRDACALAGGHATCFTPQAADPYTPLSPVLARYHRQLKQQLDPNGVFNPGRLYPDF
- the glcF gene encoding glycolate oxidase subunit GlcF, whose amino-acid sequence is MQTNFSDSQRQQVHIREAEKVLRTCVHCGFCNATCPTYQLLGDERDGPRGRIYLMKELLESRDDDERITDETRLHLDRCLTCRNCETTCPSGVEYHKLLDIGRAEIERRAPRSAADKALRFGLRKALVDPSRFKALLSMGQIFRPLVPGALKDKMPAPAPDPGVRPERHDLQRQMLILEGCVQPGLSPNTNAATARVLERLGIGLTPTPQAGCCGAIDFHLSAMEAGRERARRNIDAWLPHLDAGCEAIIQTASGCGAFVKEYVDILANDPEYADKARRVSDATLDLVEVLGQEALDNLSIKAEQRLAFHCPCTLQHAQKLSGAVERVLADLGFELTAVQDPHLCCGSAGTYSITQPQLSKQLRDNKLAALEAGNPEVIVTANIGCQSHLASANRTPVRHWIEIVDAALQ
- a CDS encoding heme-binding protein, with product MPTKHYLDQQQVSAILDAAEREAEANGFAVTIAVADDGGYLLGLRRLDGAAPFSAEVAAAKARSAAIGRKETQVFEDMINNGRNAFISAPMQGLMSGGVPVIIDGQVAGSVGVSGVKPEQDIQVARAGVSAVL
- a CDS encoding YegP family protein; the encoded protein is MPGYYELKKTDADKYHFTLKSGNHQVILTSQHYKSRSSAENGIESCRKNSGIDERFERKTGKNGQPFFSLKASNGQIIGSSEMYNTEAARDKGIQSVKTNGQGPTKFKEQ
- a CDS encoding 5'-nucleotidase; amino-acid sequence: MPYELAERLVIGLASSALFDLSASDRVFREQGEEAYRLYQREHENEPLAAGVAFTFIRKLLSLNALAPDDPLVEVVLLSRNDPDTGLRVMRSIEHHQLGITRAVFLQGRYPHRFIPALNISLFLSANREDVDRAIAAGYPAGRVMPSRNPLVDERDELHIAFDFDGVLASDASEVIFQDQGLDAFLAHEREHAEVPAAPGVLADLVRRLAVVQQRERAHAQTAEGSYQPRVRVSIVTARNAPAHERVVHTLRDWGVTVNEAYFLGGIAKHHVLKVIQPDIFFDDQSSHLTDTSDIMPSVHVPVGRLNSPSTPAEGDDT
- a CDS encoding LysR substrate-binding domain-containing protein, with the translated sequence MSLTSKRLSPNGLWVFEAAARHLSFTSAARELRSTQSAVSQSVKALEEALGVELFERVYRGVRLTDAGVLLQLGVEEGFGRIEQALERIQQQQNQSRLTLMTDFSVASYWLLPRLPRFRREHPDIDVQLLTNHGDISWRVSSADVAIVFSNQPEREGWLRLMGEQVFPVCSPGLLGASNNGTDQQLLRQAPLLALSTTAGQRWLDWPGFFQQVSGPRHDPTPALTFDNYTLLIQAAIAGQGIALGWQGLVDDLIDQGFLVEVEGYRVATELGYDVVDTHPATPSRAKQRFLDWIAGERITR
- the betC gene encoding choline-sulfatase, giving the protein MTSRPNILFLMADQLTASRLPFHGHPLVKTPNLSRLAEQGVVFDSAYCNSPLCAPSRFALMTGRLPSRTGGFDNASDLPADTPTFAHYLRDAGYRTALSGKMHFCGPDQLHGFERRLTSDIYPADYGWYVDWDHPDERPSYYHNMSSVQQAGPCVRSNQLDFDDEVTFQARRFLHDHVRSKDTRPFCLTVSLTHPHDPYTIPRQWWDRYDHDAIDMPSLSWQHVPHDPHSERLRSVYQLDDATLNEEQIRNARHAYYGAISYVDDQLGAVIDTLEECGLADNTIIVFSGDHGDMLGERGLWYKMSWFEDSARVPMIVHAPGRFTPHRVAQSVSTLDLLPTFVELTHPEGAPDYPVPIDGRSLLPHLTGSGGHDEVIGEYLAEGAIAPLIMIRREAYKYVYSPSDPEQLFNLAEDPQELENLANSASHAQLLDDFRTEVQQRWDLNALHQQVLESQRRRRMIARALRRGEVTPWDHQPFFDASTQYMRNNVDLDDLEKRARFPAVG
- the betT gene encoding choline BCCT transporter BetT, which produces MNSSDRDAQTGSRLNSAVFHGSVAGILVFLVYAMVFTDHATTFFNAGLNWIGNTFGWYYMLAIAAYLAFVIAIGLSRFGRIRLGPDHSRPEFSLLSWSAMLFAAGLGGAILFFVVSEPLTHYLNPPFAEAATEEARRHAVVQTYFHWGISGWGLYVLMGMALAYFSYRHRLPLAIRSTLYPLLGQRIYGPIGNAVDIAAVLATVFGIATALGIGVIQMNYGLNYLFGIPEGLIAQSGLIVLVVVMATLSVVSGVDRGIRILSEFNLYLVGALVLFVLFQGETLKGLNQLVQNVGDYLVSLPGMTFHTYAYDDDKSGWFSAWTVFFWGWWIAWAPFVGLFLARISRGRTIREFVAGALFIPLIFVMIMMSVFGNSGISMVDGGLTELGEQAINMPQATIYTFLEQLPWVKLTATLVTLLSIVFFVTSADSGALVLSNFTYLLRDVNHDAPIPLRIFWSAIIGLITQALLMSGGLRTLQSAVVITALPFSLVIFLTMFSLLRSLKSEASKADSRLHIASHQTSRSDWRERLDRTLDGSTRSGAEATLQYAIRPALAEFADEMQSRGMEASLEEDSQAGQQPVCPTLRVDFEGAPPFIYAVRPLRMKPPSFLPADDDYYLRLDVHLSEGGIGQDLNGYTRQEVLHDILSEYQRHLHFLADQQDQLETLPGMAHVGQNDPTPPETVKV
- a CDS encoding trimeric intracellular cation channel family protein, whose translation is MDSAIVYWLDMAGTVVFALSGVLLACRSRMDPIGMLVLAAATAVGGGTMRDLVLGVQPVFWVTDTLYLWVVLATVLACLVGYRYIHRLNRIFLPIADAFGLALFVVIGANKALLLGFSGVVAVLMGLFTGVAGGMIRDVLARRVPLVLRSEIYATAAIAGGIVYVVCDKLGVAPLGLVLSLLTTLGLRLAAIRWRLSLPVFVWAMLDTHASTDKDSNHPGSDQDSSDHNEIHRNASKQGSTSDRQANSDAAISTGKVPLQPVRRKMRVRMVPHHQARRLWPDDGD